Within Lolium rigidum isolate FL_2022 chromosome 5, APGP_CSIRO_Lrig_0.1, whole genome shotgun sequence, the genomic segment CAAAACATGAAGACATAGCTAGATCCACCACTCCAAATGGCATCCACCGCCCTCCTCAATGTCACCGACAAGACCGTCGCCGATAAGATGGACGAGGAGTAGGGGACAACTTACTCTTGTTCTGCACAAAGTTATTATCAACAACATTGTACCGCTACCAATTGATAATGCCCTAACTTTAAGGATCTACACCGAGCACAGATATGGGTCTCCACCCCCTCCCACCTTTGGAGCGGCAAGCAAAGGAGGCAAGGACCCATCGATTTGCCGATTGAGGACGGAGAAGATGATGAGGGAGCAGATGAGCTATCTTGGATGTGCCTGTGCCGGCATCCAGCTTGTTTCTCACGTATGAACAACACAACAACTCCCCGGTGCACGAGAGGTTCCATTCCATGCATGTGTTATCCTTTGATCTGGTGTTTTGAGATCCGTACATGGGTATATCATCAAGTTTATTTAAACATGAAACAAAGTTAAACAACACCAGTGGATGGGACGCGTGAAAAGTATTTCTCCACATACGAATGGACGTGCTTTCTCTCTTAAGTGATTGAACCGCACTGATACTACTTTGTCGATTTCGATGGATGTGACGAAACTGGGATCAAGAAGAAGAGAGATTTGAGATAAATCGGTAGATAAAAAGGTAAATTGCAAGAACTAAATAAATAGTGAATTGCAGAAAAGTGAAATAAAATTAGGATTCATATTTTTTAATTCCGTCAAAAGATATAGTGGTAGCTTATATAGGCAACAAAttactttttttttctctagAGCACGCGTAAaacgtgccttatctttatagaaaaAAGAGCATAGCAATGTACAAGATAGCACAACAGTGCTGAGACACACACACGCCACCCCCTCCGTctaggcctactctctcgctatatctagcctccctcctctcttAGCCCTCTCCCATAGGTGGAACTCCTGTATGATCTCAACCACCATTTGGTGCACTAATTTCTGCTCCCTCATGTTGCCCTTGCGTTCCTCTGCTTCCAGATCGTCCATGTCGTGCATATAACCATGGAGTCATAGGCAACAAACTACTAGTCCCTCCGTTTGaaaatgtaagatgttttaggtATTACAAAGTAGAATAGATATAACCTAAAGTGAGTGAATCTACATACTCCATGTGTCCCTTTTGAGATACTTCTAGTGGGACGGAGGGATTattaaaaatagactagatatgTGAGTGAACTTTtctactccggtgctccccccttgGGAAATGTCGGGTGTGTCAAAAACAATAATGGTTGAGATCTTCCAATACCCCTTTGTAAGCGGAGTCATAATtgtaaaatttaaaaatctgatATATGTACGTACGACCCTCTAGAGGCCCGTATGGCCCGCGTTATCTTGTACGATTATTTTCTGTAAGTAAGACTCGTGAAGAAAATACTTCAACATCTTATTTTTTTTAAACGAAGGGAGTAAATAGCTATTTAGTTGCAGATCGTAGTTTCCCCGCAACCATCAGTACTTGGCCACTGATCTTTATGTTCTTTTTTTGCCAGCAAAAGAACTCGCCATACACTGCCGTCAGATCGTGCAAATCAAGCGCGTCCACTAATGGCATTATCCGATCGTGGCATTCTCAAAGGAAGTGTGGTCGTGCGCACTTCCTCAGTCTGTTGCTGACTTGGCACCTTATCGCCACTTAAACCTGACTGGCTTCGCCAAGCTGATAGGCACAGCAAGGGCCACACCTTCGACCTCCTTCACTCTCCTCGGCCATGGACGCCGACGCCGCGGACACGGTGGCGTTCGATGCCCCAGGGTACTTCCGCTTCTACAAGAGCGGCAAGATCGAGCGGCTCAACCCGTCACCCATCCTGCCCGCCGGCGTCGACGAGTCAACCGGCGTCACCTCCAAGGACGTCATcctcgacgccgacaccggcctcACCGTGCGACTCTACCTCCCCAACCTCCAAGAAAAGCCCTCCGCAAAGCTCCCGGTCCTCGTCTACTTCCACGGCGGCTCCTTCCTCATCGGCTCGGCCAAGGACACCACGTACCACACCTACGTGAACGCCCTCGCCGCGGCGGCCGGTGTCCTCGCGGTGTCCGTGGACTACCGCCTCGCCCCGGAGCACCCGCTCCCCGCGGCGTACGACGACTCGTGGGCGGCGCTCCGGTGGGCGGCGTCGGCGCAGGACGGCTGGATCGCCGAGCACGGGGACCTGTCCCGCCTCTTCCTCGCCGGCGACAGCGCCGGCGCCAACATCGTGCACGACATGCTCATGAGGGCGGCGGACTGCGAGGGCCCGAGAGTGGAGGGCGCGATACTGCTGCACCCGTGGTTCTGCGGGAGCACGCCGATCGAGCGGGAACCTCCGGCGGTGACGATGGTCACGGGGATGCTCTGGTCCTACGCGTGCCCGGGCGCGGCGGGCGGCGCCGACGACCCAAGGATGAACCCGCTGGCGCCGGGAGCGCCGGCGCTGGAGAAGCTCGGGTGCGTGAGGATGCTCGTGACCGCGGGGCTGGAGGACGGGCTCGCCGCGCGGAACCGCGCGTACCACGACGCCGTGGCCGGCAGCTCGTGGAGCGGCAACGCGGCTTGGCACGGGTCCGACGGGGAGGGTCACGTCTTCTTCCTCCAGAAGCCCGGGTGCGGGAACGCCAATCAGCTCATGGACCGCATCGTCGCCTTCATAGCCGGTGCCTGATCGATGGAGTTGATCTGTGCATGTCCGATTGATTTTATTTCCGAAACCGAGTGATCTTTTACTGTAGTGAGTAAAGATAAAATAAGCCATGGCGGGCGGTACGAGGTGTAATTCCATGAATTGAGCTTTCTTTATCCTAGTATTATAAAATATTGGAAGTTTAATTCGCCTCCCGGGTGCACATGTTTCATCTACCACAAAAATATTTttcgaaatatcgaaaaaatttaacaaaatttttacacgtacatctccataatatctgCGCGTTCGTCAAATTTCacgaaaaaccgatattttttatTACCaattaaaaaaagagaaaatttgtcTTGTGAAAAGCTTTATTTTTAGCATCGAATTTTATTTTTGTACACACCTCACAcgataagtcgatttttcataAAATGACTTTGTTGGCGTGTAACGCGTGAAAATGTACGTGCACATTTTTAGTTcagtttttttttacattttaaaatatatctaAGATGCGTTTCAAAATAAGGGAACCATAAGGTCCCATGAGCCAAACCACCACTCTCAATAAAATATCCACTAATCTATTCATAATTATCCGTAGTAGTTAAAAACTCTGAAAAGGTAATAACAATATAAATTGGTATTTAAACCACTTAGCGACGACTACATAGTGTGAGCTGAAAGAGCGCCCGTCGTCCTTGCCCCTCCATCAGTGGCTCTCAGATTGTCACTATGAAATTATGAGTGGCGTCCTTTATAACATGTCATTTTTTCTAGGATACACAGTGCGAGGCATATCAATTTGATAGAAGAAGACCAAGACAACCCGTACCACATGATACAAGCACAACACCACACATCTTACAAAGCAAACCATAGCCACCAAACGGCGAGGACTTGTTTTACATTCTCTTGCCACAAATGGCGAGGAGGCGATACAATGAACTCCTAAACCACGTGACAACAAAAGAAGGAAGCTCTAGAAGACCGATTCCAACTCTAGGTTGGCTCAAGTCAATGCAGAGCCCACCCTCTAGCGCCTAGGAGTCGGCGAGTGAATGGTGGCAGCGGACCACAACTAGAGGAGGCGTCAACCAAGAAGTGCCTGCAACGGTGTACACTGCGCCCCGAAGCCCACGTCTGAGCAGCGGCCAACACCGACTCAAACTAACGCACCGGGGATACCATGAACAACCTAAGCAACTCCCCAAGGAGGgaacggcatggccatgccaccgGATGATCCGAAGACTAGATCTAAGGTTTTCTCTGACGCTCGTGGCAGGGGCGCATGGTGAAATTCGAAGCCCCCATATGTGTTTTTGCTAATTAACACC encodes:
- the LOC124654036 gene encoding tuliposide A-converting enzyme 1, chloroplastic-like; this translates as MDADAADTVAFDAPGYFRFYKSGKIERLNPSPILPAGVDESTGVTSKDVILDADTGLTVRLYLPNLQEKPSAKLPVLVYFHGGSFLIGSAKDTTYHTYVNALAAAAGVLAVSVDYRLAPEHPLPAAYDDSWAALRWAASAQDGWIAEHGDLSRLFLAGDSAGANIVHDMLMRAADCEGPRVEGAILLHPWFCGSTPIEREPPAVTMVTGMLWSYACPGAAGGADDPRMNPLAPGAPALEKLGCVRMLVTAGLEDGLAARNRAYHDAVAGSSWSGNAAWHGSDGEGHVFFLQKPGCGNANQLMDRIVAFIAGA